The Zygotorulaspora mrakii chromosome 3, complete sequence genome includes a region encoding these proteins:
- the YET2 gene encoding Yet2p (similar to Saccharomyces cerevisiae YET1 (YKL065C) and YET2 (YMR040W); ancestral locus Anc_2.603): protein MSLYFTTLFALLTIEMVTLFMVVLPLPFRIRRIIYKAYYKWSSNTQVKTVYYIFGGLVGLLFIDSWKRAQVKVSLYHHKKYSDGSTDPSAVTPIQALASRAYNQRNVYISGFILYFMVCIPTVMTIVRRLIKYQNLINEQNEKHPEDAQKKQIVENKEINELREKLREKEVSLQGLQKQVKNLEEYFDKQNANVVPDSERETEKKEQ, encoded by the coding sequence ATGAGTTTATATTTCACGACCCTGTTTGCATTGTTGACCATTGAAATGGTTACACTCTTCATGGTGGTATTACCGTTACCGTTCAGGATAAGAAGGATAATTTATAAGGCCTATTATAAATGGTCCTCAAACACCCAGGTGAAAACTGTGTACTATATATTTGGTGGACTTGTAGGATTACTATTCATTGATTCGTGGAAGAGAGCGCAGGTGAAGGTCTCGTTATACCACCACAAGAAGTACAGTGATGGAAGCACTGATCCATCAGCTGTTACTCCAATCCAGGCATTAGCATCAAGAGCATACAATCAAAGAAATGTGTACATATCTGGTTTCATTCTCTACTTCATGGTTTGCATTCCCACTGTAATGACCATCGTAAGGAGACTCATCAAGTATCAGAATTTGATCAACgagcaaaatgaaaagcACCCTGAAGACGCTCAAAAGAAGCAGATTGTcgaaaataaagaaatcaatgaaCTGAGGGAGAAGTTGAGAGAAAAGGAGGTTTCTTTGCAAGGTTTGCAGAAGCAAGTTAAGAACTTGGAAGAGTACTTCGACAAACAAAATGCTAACGTAGTGCCTGATTCTGAAAGAGAAACcgaaaagaaagagcagTGA
- the SUB1 gene encoding chromatin-binding transcription coactivator SUB1 (similar to Saccharomyces cerevisiae SUB1 (YMR039C); ancestral locus Anc_2.602), translated as MSYYNRYRNKKKFDGSADASNSMSNGPAGMSPSDAIFDLGKNKRVTVRQFRNVNLIDIREYYMDTSTGEMKPGKKGISLTEDLYDELLKHRLNIDEALRRFGSKRPKTKTVRLLSDDEDEGSGAQTDAKAKSSRRREDNDHSSPSKRKKVAPPTLLPQEEKRQNDEREANAELVVPGLANKQKKEQELKQKVEKQKAELPVKAEPDASEITSDDDFVQNLEAEMNRPDDDESEEE; from the coding sequence ATGTCGTATTACAATAGAtatagaaataaaaaaaagttcgATGGTAGTGCGGATGCCTCTAACAGCATGAGCAATGGACCAGCGGGCATGTCACCGTCAGATGCCATATTTGATCTGGGAAAGAACAAGCGTGTTACAGTGAGACAATTCAGGAATGTCAATTTGATTGATATCAGGGAGTACTACATGGACACTTCGACGGGTGAGATGAAGCCGGGCAAGAAAGGAATATCATTGACGGAAGACCTGTATGATGAGCTTTTGAAACACAGACTTAATATCGACGAAGCATTGCGAAGATTTGGCTCCAAGAGACCTAAAACAAAGACGGTTCGTCTACTttctgatgatgaggacGAGGGCAGCGGTGCTCAAACGGATGCGAAAGCGAAATCCTCGAGGAGGAGAGAAGACAATGATCATTCGTCTCCAAGCAAGAGGAAAAAGGTGGCACCTCCAACACTGCTCCCTCAAGAGGAGAAGAGACAGAACGACGAGAGGGAAGCCAACGCAGAGCTTGTCGTGCCAGGTCTAGCAAAtaaacagaaaaaagaacagGAATTAAAACAGAAAGTCGAAAAGCAGAAAGCAGAACTGCCCGTGAAAGCAGAACCCGATGCTTCTGAAATTACgagtgatgatgattttgtaCAGAACCTTGAAGCTGA